Proteins encoded by one window of Rouxiella chamberiensis:
- a CDS encoding transcriptional regulator: MSTANAFQPVNYQVIADSIATLLFPHAEVILHDLATQRVVHIANNLSKRKIGDDSALDELPDDAMSVQSIGPYEKLNWDGQRLRSITSILRNEQGEAVMALCINLNYSVLEQARDALNLFFQASRLMPQPDALFRDDWQERINTFLHAWLHKNNLALNSLSRQDKRQLVEALYHERAFEGRSAVDYVANVLSMGRATVYKYVKALRETSSL; this comes from the coding sequence ATGAGCACCGCCAACGCCTTTCAGCCCGTCAATTATCAGGTTATCGCTGACAGTATTGCGACGCTGCTGTTTCCGCACGCCGAAGTGATTCTCCATGATCTCGCGACTCAGCGCGTGGTACACATCGCCAACAACCTGTCGAAGCGCAAGATTGGCGATGACTCTGCGCTGGATGAACTGCCGGATGACGCGATGTCGGTGCAAAGCATCGGGCCTTACGAGAAGCTGAACTGGGACGGGCAACGCCTGCGTTCCATCACCAGTATTTTGCGCAACGAGCAGGGCGAGGCGGTGATGGCATTGTGCATTAACCTCAACTATTCGGTGCTGGAACAGGCGCGCGATGCGCTGAACCTGTTCTTTCAGGCCAGCCGCCTCATGCCGCAACCCGATGCGCTGTTTCGTGACGACTGGCAGGAGCGTATCAACACTTTTCTGCATGCCTGGCTGCATAAAAACAATCTGGCGCTGAACAGCCTGAGTCGACAGGATAAACGTCAGCTGGTTGAAGCGCTGTATCACGAACGGGCTTTCGAAGGCCGAAGCGCGGTCGATTACGTGGCAAACGTGCTGTCGATGGGCAGGGCCACCGTCTATAAATATGTGAAGGCCCTACGCGAAACCTCCTCGTTATAA
- a CDS encoding ornithine cyclodeaminase family protein — protein sequence MKIYSQTQIVGAMEMNVAAQRLVDGFIAYSRGQVQVPPVQNFIFGQANGDCCVKSAWIEGSEHFTVKISTGFYDNPAKGLPSNDGMMLVLSAKTGQPRALLQDEGWLTCIRTALAGQIVARALAPRVITGIGILGTGVQARMQLEQLMALTSCRRLTVWGRNHMALESYREFATSLGFEVETTQDAEQVARHANLIVTTTPSREALLQRAWIQPGTHITAVGADGGGKQELDVDLVASAEVIVVDSIEQCRRYGEISHALKQGLIRQEQLIELGWLLAGETRGRENDQQITLADLTGVAVQDAQIADYAMQACAEALPGL from the coding sequence GTGAAAATCTACAGTCAGACCCAGATAGTCGGCGCAATGGAGATGAACGTCGCCGCACAGCGCCTCGTCGACGGATTTATTGCCTATTCGCGCGGACAGGTACAGGTTCCGCCGGTACAAAATTTTATCTTTGGGCAGGCCAACGGCGACTGTTGTGTAAAATCCGCCTGGATTGAAGGCAGTGAACATTTTACCGTCAAAATTTCGACGGGCTTTTATGACAATCCGGCAAAAGGATTGCCCAGCAATGACGGCATGATGCTGGTGCTGTCGGCCAAAACCGGACAACCGCGCGCATTGTTGCAGGATGAAGGCTGGTTGACCTGCATCCGTACCGCTCTGGCCGGGCAAATTGTTGCCCGCGCGCTGGCGCCACGTGTCATTACCGGCATAGGTATTCTCGGCACCGGCGTTCAGGCGCGGATGCAGCTGGAGCAACTGATGGCGCTGACCTCGTGCCGTCGACTGACCGTCTGGGGCCGCAACCACATGGCGCTCGAGAGCTATCGCGAATTCGCCACTTCACTGGGTTTTGAGGTCGAGACGACGCAGGACGCGGAACAGGTCGCGCGCCATGCCAATCTGATTGTCACCACCACGCCCTCACGCGAGGCGCTGCTGCAACGGGCGTGGATCCAGCCGGGTACGCATATCACGGCCGTCGGCGCAGACGGTGGCGGCAAACAGGAGCTGGATGTCGATTTGGTCGCGAGTGCAGAAGTGATTGTGGTCGACTCAATCGAACAATGCCGTCGATACGGCGAGATTTCCCATGCGCTGAAACAGGGGCTTATCAGGCAGGAACAGCTGATTGAACTGGGTTGGCTGCTGGCTGGAGAAACGCGAGGCCGCGAGAATGACCAGCAAATCACGCTGGCCGATTTGACCGGCGTTGCCGTGCAGGACGCGCAAATTGCGGACTATGCCATGCAAGCCTGCGCCGAGGCACTGCCGGGCTTATAA